In the Gossypium raimondii isolate GPD5lz chromosome 9, ASM2569854v1, whole genome shotgun sequence genome, one interval contains:
- the LOC105797958 gene encoding uncharacterized protein LOC105797958 produces MAQLFLLCLFLINAFVAMAASGNAPAPAPGEPYKAEAPTIRKLGKHQLLKTFDNAPASSPSQAPHTKKNMHPTVGSPSADHTAAITEPNKEENVSVDGEAIHLQNHHHHSMDKSVAGGGVILGGLATTFLVAVFCYIRATGRHKPETHQSNNENQ; encoded by the coding sequence ATGGCTCAGCTTTTCcttctttgtttgtttttgaTAAATGCTTTTGTGGCTATGGCGGCCAGTGGAAATGCTCCAGCTCCGGCTCCTGGAGAACCATACAAAGCTGAAGCACCCACAATAAGGAAACTTGGAAAGCACCAACTATTGAAGACCTTTGACAATGCACCGGCTTCAAGCCCATCCCAAGCGCCCCACACTAAAAAGAACATGCACCCCACTGTAGGAAGCCCCTCTGCAGATCACACAGCAGCCATTACTGAAccaaacaaagaagaaaacgtGAGTGTTGATGGAGAGGCCATTCACctacaaaatcatcatcatcattccaTGGACAAATCCGTAGCAGGGGGCGGTGTAATCCTTGGAGGTCTTGCCACAACTTTCTTGGTGGCTGTTTTTTGCTATATAAGAGCCACTGGAAGACACAAACCAGAGACGCATCAAAGTAATAATGAAAACCAGTAA